The Anolis sagrei isolate rAnoSag1 chromosome 6, rAnoSag1.mat, whole genome shotgun sequence genome includes the window tttgataatgcggcatgtctcatgaagagccacatccactgttttagcgtggcgagatgtgttccacactgggcatgcatactcagcagcagaatagcatagtgcaagggcagatgtcttcactgtgtctggttgtgatccccaggttgtgccagtcagctttcatatgatattatttctagcagtcACCCATAATTCGAAGGCAGATTTGGGGGGCAACATTATGACAAAaaagataagtcaagggtcattccgcAAAGAAGGGAAAGTGCTGGCACCGCCAGTCTTTCTGGACGGAAATTTCTCAACTTTTTGGAAAGACCTCAATTTgaatccagagaggaaacaatattGACAGTTCAAAGATCACTGGCGAAAGGAATCGATAGAGGAAGCGGGAGCCACTgagatggaagaagagaaagtctGAAATCCTGAATTCGGATTCATTGAAGGTGAGAAGCCTGTGCGTGAAtgtgaagaaagagagagagagaaagaaggagaaggagagagatgcaaagaaggagggagaaaaaagagagaccAATAAACAGAAGGcgagagggaagaggaaaagaaagaaaaggacagaaggaggaaaggaagagatggaagaaaaggaagaaggaaagaaggaaaaataaaagagggaggaaaagatggaagaaagaaatgtGGATGgacaaaaagggggaagaaggaaggaaggaaggaaggaaggaaggaaggaaggaaggaaggaaggaaggaaggaaggaggaaggaaaaagaaaagagggaggaaaagacacaaaaaaggggaagggaagggaaaaaggaaggagaaaaatgacacagagagaaggagggacattagggaaaagaaagaaaggggcagaatgaggaaaggaagggatgaaaggaaagaaagaaaaaagagaggaaaagacacAAGAAAAAATGTGGGTTGACAAAAAGGGGACTGAAAGGAagcaaggaatgaaggaaggaaggagaaaaaaaaacagagagagaCCGATAGGAGGGATgctagggaaaaaaaagaaagtgacaaaaggaggaaaagaagagatgaaaggaaaaaaagaaggaagaaaaaaagagggaggaaaagacacAAGAAAGAAATGTGGATGGattaaaagggggaggaaaggaaggaaggaaggaaggaaggaaggaaggaaggaaggaaggaaggaaggaaggagaaaaatgacAGAGACCaatagaaggagggaaggaaggggaaagaaagaaagggacagaaggaggaaagaaaaagatggaaggaaagaaagaaagaaggaaaggaagaaaaaagaaaagaaggaggaaaagacacAAGAAAGAAATGTGGATGCACAAAAAAggggatggattgatggatggaaggaaggaaggaaggaaggaaggaaggaaggaaggaaggaaggaagggaagggaagggaagggaagggaagggaaaaagaaagagacaggaggagaggaagagatggcaggaaagaaagaagaaaaaagaaaaaagggagaaaaggatggaagaaagaaatgtGGATGgacaaaaaggggaaggaagaaggaaggaaggaaggaaggaaggaaggaaggaaggaaggaaggaaggagaaaaatgacACAGAGAGACCaatagaaggagggaggaaaagggaaagaatgaaagggacagaaggaggaaaggaagagatggaaggaaagaaagaaaaaagaaggaagaaaaaagaaaagagggaggaaaagacacAAGAAAGAAATGTGGATGCAcaaaaagagggatggaaggaaggaaggaaggaaggaaggaaggaaggaaggaaggaaggaaggaagggacaaagCGCAGCAGACTTGGCAGCAGATAGTAAAACACAGTGGTCTTAACCATCCTTTTGTTTGGTTCTCATTGCAGTGTCCACTTGTCCGCATTGACCCAGAATGACCACAGAGGCAAAATCCTTGGAGGCCGAGGACGAAGGAGGGTTTCCCGTTGAGAGAGGTGGGTTCCTCACTGCCCTTTATTGGGGAGGGGGAAAACTGTTGAAAGATTAGGCGGTACATTTGCCCAAGCCCTAGGTCCTTCAGTACAAGTTTATGGTCAGGAGAGGTTGACCAAAGTGCTGGAAACCTATAAATTCCTAAAGAGGTCAATAATCAAAGAGCAAATGTTGATGCACCCCGAGTGTCCTCAGTGGTGGGTTGGGGGTCCCAGGATCCCCAGGAAAGGGGTCTCCTCTGTGATGCTGGCATCTCCTTGCAGATATTGCCCCGCGCCCGTCATGGGGACGCCGCACCTGCTCCGGGCGCCGCCTGATCCTCATCCTTTTGGGGGTCCtttgcagcctcctcctcgccatgGTGGTCTTTGGCTTCAGTGGTGAGTGCAAAACACGTCAGGAATATAtgagaacaggcatgggcaagcttcagcactccaggtgttttggattaaaactcccatcattcctaacaacctcaggccccttccttttcctcctcagccgcaggaaataccatatgtgcgatttcacagaAACAACgatggagaataataataacaacgagacccatccaacctttgtttaaagcTAGCCACTacttattaatagtaataataatactaataatactaatactaatactaataataataataatgtgtatacTAAtgtgtatactaatcttgttgtgtatcaaataataataataataataataataataataaagcaataacatcCCTTTGCCTTGAAATAGGTTTATAGAtttcatagggttggaagagatcccTGAAGGTCATCTAGTCGTGCCTCCATTCTGCCAGGCTAAAACTCGAGAGAGAGATGCCCACCCAAGCTCTGTTTAAAGGTGGACagcactcaataataataataataataataataataataataataataatttattttatcgtgtcaggagcaacttgagaaactacaagtcacttctcatagaatcatagaatcatagaatcaaagagttggaagagacctcatgggccatcccgtccaaccccccgccaagaagcaggaatgttgcattcaaatcacccctgacagatggccatccagcctctgtttaaaagcttccaaagaaggagcctccaccacactccggggcagagagttccactgctgaacggctctcacagtcaggaagttcttcctcatgttcagatggaatctcctctcttgtagtttgaagccattgttccacgtcctagtctccaaggaagcagaaaacaagcttgctccctcctccctgtggcttcctctcacatatttatacatggctatcatatctcctctcagccttctcttcttcaggctaaacatgcccagttccctaagccactcctcatagggcttgttctccagaccttttatcattttagtcgctctcctctggacacattccagcttgtcaatatctctcttgaattgtggtgcccagaattggacacagtattccagatgtggtctaaccaaagcagaatagaggggtagcatgacttccctggatctagacactaggctcctcttgatgcaggccaaaatcccattggctttttttgctgccacatcacattgttggctcatgtttaacttgttgtccacgaggactccaagatctttttctcacgtactgctctcgagccaggcattgtcccccattctgtatctttgcatttcattttttctgccaaagtggagtatcttgcatttgtcactgttgaacttcattttgttagttttggcccatctctctaatctgtcaagatcgttttgaattctgctcctgtcctctggactattggctctccctcccaatttggtgtcgtctgcaaacttgatgatcctgccttctagcccttcatctaagtcattaataaagatgttgaacaggaccgggcgagagaattggccatctgcaaggacgttgcccaggggacacctggatgattttgatatttttatcatccttgtgggaggcttctctcatgtccttgcatgaggagctggagctgatagagggagctcatccgcctctccccgattcgactctgtgacctgtcggtcttcagtcctgccggcaaaggggtttaacccactgcgccactgggggctccaataataataataataataataataatatagatataacaaaagaacaacagcaatatatttttatttattgccagcctttccttatggctcaaggtggggcacaatacagataaaatagtacatcatcatcatcatcatcatcatcatcatgaaataCATCCTATAAAAACACTTTTAATGTCCTTTTagtgtaagttgctctgagtctcctttagtagagataaagtggggtatgaatacccataaacataacaacaacaacaacaacaacaacataaatatttctataaaatatgcaTATTTAAACACATGGAACAGAGATTAACTGCCAAAGAGCACAGGTGCCTCCCAAATGAAAACTCTATCGATTCTATAGCCTTAAGTCGTGGCaactaaagtggcatcaaactgcattaactctacagtgtaggcgCATCCATTGACTCTGCTTTTCGTCACCCCAGGGCGCAAGCTGAATGCCGACTTGTCAGTAATGCAAAAGAACCTCGAAGGCATCAACAAGACCATTTTCTCAGAGTTGGCTTCTCTGAAGGAAAAAGGTAAATCAAGGAAAGGTTGGACAAGAAGAAATGTGCAAAGGAGTAGCAAaatgcagtgttccctcacttatcacgggtgtgaCGTTCCAGGGccacccacgaaaagtgaaaatccacaaagtggGGATGTTatctttgttttaatatttacacattattttatttatttatttatttatttatttatttacgacatttatatgccacccttctcaccccgaaggggactcagagcggcttacaaggtatatttatttgcagtatttatattccacccttctcaccccgcaggggactcagggcggattacaatgtacacatatatggcaaacattcaatgccaaagacacacaacacatatagacaggcaTTCTACTTTTCCGGCTGCCAGGGGAGGTATCGCTtttatcgtccatctgcgacactgatgaagtgtattgtcgaaggctttcatggctggaatcactaggttcttgtgggttttttcgggctatagggccatgtttcagaggcatttctcctgacgtttcgcctgcatctatggcctcactacctctgaggatgcttgccatagatgcaggcgaaacatcaggagaaatgcctctggaacatggccctatagcctgaaaaaacccacaagaacctactgatgaagtgcttcctcattccccacatgctttgctggagtctttttttatagcctcataaattagttaaattaacctccccacccATAGCtggtatctaattttcctacttgacagatgcaactgtctttcgggttgcaatggtcaacaacaagctacacaattggtcggaagctcactccgacccgggctggcttcgaactcatgacatttCAGTCAGAAGGGATttcaatgcagctgacactcagccagctgtgccacagtcccagttaCATTTATttcatacaacatattatatttaaattataatactagccgtcacctgccacgtgttgctgtggcccacatgggggttctgtgtgggaggtttggcccaattctatcgtcggtggggttcagaatgctctgtgagtgtaggtgaactataaatcccagcaactacaactcccaaatgtcaagattctattttccccaaactcgaccagtgttcacatttgggcatattgagtattcgtgtagagtttggtccagacacatcattgtttgagtccacagtgatctctggatgtaggtaaactacaaatcccagcaactacaactcccaaatgtcaagattctattttccccaaactccaccagtgttcacatttgggcatactgagtcttcatgccaagtttggtccagatccatcattgtttgagtccacagtgatctctgaatgtaggtgaaccacaactccaaaaccaaaggacactgcccaccaaacccttccaggattttctgttggtcatgggagaactgtgtgccacgtttgggtcaatgccatcattggtggggttcagaatgccctttgattgtaagtgaactataaatcccagcaactacaactcccaaatgacaaaatcattttttttgagtggacatacattgggttgttaggtgtcttgtgtcttgtgtccaaatttggtgtcaatttgtccagtggttttggagttctgttaatctcacaaacggacattatatttttatttatatagataatatttaatgaaaaaccacaaaacagcgagtctgcgaaaagcaaACCAAGAAGTAGCGAGGGACCACTATACTGGGGAAACTGGGGtgatgagaggaaaggaaggaaggttagGGGCAGATTCATAGTAACTTTCCTAATGTTTACCTCTTCAGGAGCAAGTGAAGCTAAATTGGTCGCAAAGATCAATGGGATGGCCAAAAACCTGACCGAGGAGGTGAAGGAAGGTAAGGCTGGGAAATCCAAAATGATGCCCTCTGCACCCATTGAAAGGCATTGCATATTGCATTGTATGGGGTTCACTATTATCAGTGGTTTCAttttgttgcatcccagttcaagaaacaagaccataagattaaatccaccacactggactgtaggaaaagcaatccttgtttattgatgaaaaattggttacaaaagaaaggtaaatgcaaagtcaaaaagccacagaaaaacacagcagtcagtagaatctctgaacttgagcaaaatttcaaaagccacaatacaagaaccaggaatctgttagccttttactaaccatgaacttgataactaagcctctgggattaccggccatgaaacacaggaattctgccaaggcacagccacagtcccaaacgttgcttgatctaaagaggcacccggcaggaggcctcttaagccaaagaagctattctttgaaacgccccttgactttgatgTCTGGGCCTGTTTCTCCTGTAatcgatgtgaccttcgtagaaattgggaaacatttctgtctctaactatctgttctcttcggtcctcattaaaaaccccaggtggagaaatatcacggctagtgatatcacggctaacttccaaaacattttcctccagctgttgagtttccttttcatccccgctgacctctgcatcaacaacagattccacactgtcagggtcagggagagcttgctcagttggaaaaactgtcagagaatccggttcacacagatcaggatcaggctgaaccccaacacatttATCCACATCTAGCAAAACATGTCCCTTCTGTGGCGTAATCACATgtatgcagcgcccaaacacgaatcaaggaacatgtaaagcactgcagactgattcaaccagagaagtcagccatagcagagcacctgatgaaccaacctggacacagcatattatgtgagaacacagaaatgctggaccactctcacaaccaccatgtcagactacacagagaagccatggaactccacaagaagcaggtggacaatttcaacagaaaggaagaaaccatgaaaatgaacacaatctggctaccagtattaaaaaactaaaattacaacagcacaacgacagagaggaaacaatcaaggacatctcatcacctctcaacaaaagattgccccaggcatttttatttatatagtaaaagataaaggttttcccctaacattaagtccagtcatgtccgactctggggtgtggtgctcatttccatttctaagccgaagagccagcgttttctgtagacacctccaaggtcatgtggccggcatgactgcatgtaacacctttaccttcccgccagagtggtacctattgatctactcacatttgcatgttttcgaactgctagattggcagaagctggggaagcttacgccgctccccggattcgaacttgcgatctttcggtcaaccaatttagcagctcagtggtttaatccactacgccaccaatatacacaaatattatatataacattcTCTCTGttgctcttctttctttctctgcagcAAAGACGCAGTTCCAGGATCAGATCTCAAAGCTGCAGCGTACAGTCCTCACCATGAATTGTGAGCTGGAGGATGTGAAACACAACCGCACAGGTCAGAAGGCGGGAAATTGGCCAAAATGGGGGatacaggcaggggcggctcgtccattacgcgaagtaagcggtcgcagaacacttttgttttgccaggggcgcagaggcgcctctgtaaatgcccctcgactgccacttgaggagcgcccctcagctcacaacagccctagcagtccgggggaagcctcggctttcttgcctcactgccgggcgatcctcttcccaaaggggctgggtccttgagcctcgcctcaccCCTCTCGTTCCttctccacctggccaccgggtgcgcgagcagagccggcgctcaatcgttctccacgttcgatcccttccccatgaccagctccctttcccgatcccccggcgctctcctctccccaaaccacgggtgggccaaggggcggagccgctgcgcatggcccgcttcaggtccagaggcgtgtctgaagaccccagcgtgcgcaccaaaagtcgcctcttctcctgattttctcttcagccattgggaccaagagagagagagagagagagagagagagagagagagcccctccggctggaggtatctcccacctccgctccctcctttgtttttgcgccttccttcaggaaaggtgggcatcacctctctctctctctctctctctctctctctcggtcccaatggctgaggagaaagtcaggagaagaggtgacttttggtgcacacgccggggtcttcaggcacgcctccggacccaaagtgggccaggcaagggagtaagtgcggcaagtgttattactgggatgtatagttcacctacaatcaaagagcgttctgaactccaccaatgatggaattgaaccaaatatggcacacagaactcccatgacaaacagaaaatatatatatcaattattggtttggggggggggggcgccaaaatactgtttgcttaccgttgaaaattacctagggctgcctctggataCAGGGCATGTGTGCCTGCCTGGCAGGGTGGGCGTCGGTCAAgcaatgctttgattttatttcgATTTCCAGTTTAACACCAATGGGTTGTTCCATGTGTAAATCATGGTATTACCGAAATCTGCCACCAGGGGGCATTGAAGGCCTGTTGCCCAACATGCCATGCTAAGTTGAAAACCAGAGAAAACATGACCCAGTTTGAAAGCAATAGCAGAGGTGTATTCACCTGGCCAGATGGATGACAGAACAGCGTAACTGCCAAAAGAATGATCATAACTCATACAGAAAAGTGCAGCATATTTTATTAAGTTTGGCAGCTATTCAAACCTCCCATTTAGTAGTAATGGACTTTGGAAGCTTGGGATAATATCTACAGAAAGAGTGACGCTCAGAAAACCTGAAAGTCAATCAAgtggttaaacaaagtccttgatGAGCCTTGTAGGTTGCTGGCAATCAGTCTCTCAGCAGGGAGTCCACAGGAAGCATCTGTATTGTGTTTCAAGGCAGCCACGTAGTCCAAAGTCACATAATATAAGTTATGATATTTGTTAACCTTGGGTCTAATGGATCTTATGCTGGTCCTATTGTACAGCAGGGGTTAGGTTGTAGAAACGGAATGGTAACATACTGGAACTAGCAGTTTGAATTATGCAAAGTTTTGCAACAgtaaaggcacaattgcaaacagtgccaacaaagagaaaaaatagtgcaaagaagccaggatggatgtccaaagaactaactgtgctaagactcaaaagagacatgcacaagaagtggaaaaagggagaaatcaccaaagaagaattcaaacaaatagccaactcctgtagggaaaaggtccgcaaggctaaagcacaaaacaagctcaggccccagagtgtggtggagactccttctttggaagcttttaaacagaggctggatggccatctgtcagagatgctttgaatacaatattcctgcttcttggcagggggttggactggatggcccatgaggtctcttcgaactctatgattctatgttaggaaaaggggaaagaggcACCCcatagacagaaagaaagagcTGGGTCTATATTATTTCatatactgtatgtgtgtgtgtgtgtaaacatatATCTATGTATGCCTGTGTGTGTAGGTgtttcttaaggtgaaagggtTAAAGTCAATAGTCACAACCTAATCTTGGCTCCAGGGGTACAGTTTCCCAAGCACATATATTatagccagaatggatgtccaaagaacttctaactgtgctaagacacaaaagagacatgcacaagaagtggaaaaagggagaaatcaccaaagaagaattcaaacaaatagccaacacctgtagggaaaaggtccgcaaggctaaagcaaaaaacgagctcagacttgccagggacattaaaaacaataaaaagggcttctattcttatgtcagtagaaaaaggaaaaacaaggaggcgataggacctcttcgaggagaagatggggcaatgctgacaggggatagggaaaaggcagaactacttaatgccttctttgcctcggtcttctcacaaaaagagagttttcaacctcagcaagatggagtggatgagggtttggaggacatccaaccccaaattgggaaacaagtcgtccaggaatacctggctgctcttaatgagttcaagtctccagggccagatcaactacaccccagagtattgaaggaactagcggaagtcatttcggaaccattggcaaccatctttgagagttcttggagaacgggagaagttccagcagattggaggagggccaatgtggtcccaatcttcaagaagggaaaaaaggatgacccaaacaactaccgtccggtcagcctcacgtcgataccgggcaagattctggaaaagattgttaaggaagtggtctgcaaacacttagaaacaaatgcagtcatcgctagtagtcaacatggatttatcaaaaacaagtcatgtcagactaatctgatctctttcttcgatagagctacaagctgggtagatgcagggaatgccgtggatgtagcgtacctggatttcagtaaggccttcgacaaggtcccccatgaccttctagcaaggaaactagtccaatgtgggctaggcaaaactacggtgaggtggatctggaattggttaagtggacgaacacagagagtgctcactaatgctgcctcttcatcctggaaagaagtgacaagtggagtgccgcagggttccgtcctgggcccggtcctgttcaacatctttattaatgacttagatgaagggctagaaggcatgatcatcaagtttgcagacgacaccaaattgggagggatagccaatagtccagaggacaggagcagaattcaaaacgatcttgacagattagagagatgggccaaaactaacaaaatgaagttcaacagcgacaaatgcaagatgctccactttggcagaaaaaacgaaatgcaaagatacagaatgggtgacgcctggctcgagagcagtacgtgtgaaaaagatcttggagtcctcgtggacaacaagttaaacatgagccaacaatgtgacgtggcggcaaaaaaagccaatgggattttggcctgcatcaagaggagcagagtgtctagatctaaggaagtaatgctacccctctattctgctttggttagaccacacctggaatattgtgtccaattctgggcgccacaattcaagagagatattgacaagctggaaagtgtccagaggagggcgactaaaatgatcaagggtctggagaacaagccctatgaggagcggcttagggaactgggcatgtttagcctgaagaagagaaggctgagaggagatatgatagccatgtataaatatgtgagaggaagccacagggaggagggagcaagcttgttttctgcttccttggagactaggacgcggaacaatggcttcaaactacaagagaggagattccatctgaacattaggaagaacttcctgactgtgagagccgttcagcagtggaactctctgccccggagtgtggtggaggctccttctttggaagcttttaaacagaggctggatggccatttgtcaggggtgatttgaatgcaatattcctgcttcttggcagggggttggactggatggcccatgaggtctcttccaactctttaattctatgattctatgatcaagatTCTATGTCTATAGTTGCATCCCAGTTTTGTGTATATACTTGAATCTTCACCCCCTTCTCTTTATTGATATAGGAGAAGCTCTAAAATATCttgtcaatgtattgtcaaaggctttcatggctggaatcactgggttgttgtagtt containing:
- the LOC132777555 gene encoding asialoglycoprotein receptor 1-like isoform X1, with translation MTTEAKSLEAEDEGGFPVERDIAPRPSWGRRTCSGRRLILILLGVLCSLLLAMVVFGFSGRKLNADLSVMQKNLEGINKTIFSELASLKEKGASEAKLVAKINGMAKNLTEEVKEAKTQFQDQISKLQRTVLTMNCELEDVKHNRTGTNKGICCPKGWLPFARNCYWFSNSEMKWEDAKLDCENKEAHLVIITTYLEKMFVVAHTKPRNFWIGLSLVNNSWKWVDGTPYTVRRIDWRPQEPNNYSYMVPMESADCAHIYRDGLWSDEHCLYRYNWVCEMEATG
- the LOC132777555 gene encoding asialoglycoprotein receptor 1-like isoform X2, with product MTTEAKSLEAEDEGGFPVERDIAPRPSWGRRTCSGRRLILILLGVLCSLLLAMVVFGFSGRKLNADLSVMQKNLEGINKTIFSELASLKEKGASEAKLVAKINGMAKNLTEEVKEAKTQFQDQISKLQRTVLTMNCELEDVKHNRTGTNKGICCPKGWLPFARNCYWFSNSEMKWEDAKLDCENKEAHLVIITTYLEKRLATPGAQQLLLHGAHGECGLRPHLSGRPLERRALPVPV